The following coding sequences lie in one Apium graveolens cultivar Ventura chromosome 1, ASM990537v1, whole genome shotgun sequence genomic window:
- the LOC141664366 gene encoding LOW QUALITY PROTEIN: glucose and ribitol dehydrogenase-like (The sequence of the model RefSeq protein was modified relative to this genomic sequence to represent the inferred CDS: inserted 2 bases in 1 codon) yields the protein MASGGQFPPQKQERQPGKEHLMDPTPHHVSQDYTPDNKLHGKVALVTGGDSGIGRAVCHHFAMEGATVAFTYVKGQEDKDANDTLQLIRQAKSSDAKDPIAIAADLGYDDNCKRVVDQVVNVFGRIDVLVNNAAEQYKANSVEDIDEERLERVFRTNIFAYFFMARHALKHMREGSTIINTTSINAYKGNAKLLDYTATKGAIVAFTRGLSLQLINKGIRVNGVAPGPXIPASFDEEEEVKQFGSEVPMKRAGQPSEIATAYVFLASNDSTYYSGQVLHPNGTPIYHTLIFNPHQNILFSLKLQVVQS from the exons ATGGCATCCGGTGGACAATTTCCTCCACAGAAACAAGAGAGACAGCCTGGCAAAGAGCATCTCATGGACCCCACCCCTCACCATGTTTCGCAGGACTACACACCTGATAACAAGCTTCAT GGTAAGGTGGCACTTGTGACCGGTGGTGATTCAGGCATAGGTCGAGCAGTATGCCACCACTTTGCTATGGAAGGTGCAACAGTGGCCTTTACTTATGTCAAGGGACAAGAGGACAAGGATGCGAATGACACCCTTCAATTGATACGGCAAGCAAAGAGCTCTGATGCTAAGGATCCGATTGCCATAGCCGCAGACTTGGGATATGATGATAACTGCAAGAGGGTTGTTGATCAAGTGGTGAATGTGTTTGGGAGAATTGATGTTCTTGTCAATAATGCTGCCGAGCAGTACAAAGCAAACAGTGTTGAGGATATTGATGAGGAGAGGCTTGAAAGGGTTTTTAGGACTAATATATTTGCGTACTTCTTTATGGCAAG GCATGCTCTGAAGCATATGAGGGAAGGAAGCACGATAATCAACACAACATCCATAAATGCATACAAGGGAAATGCGAAGCTGCTTGATTACACAGCTACAAAAGGTGCGATTGTGGCATTTACCCGAGGATTATCATTGCAGTTGATTAACAAGGGGATCCGGGTGAACGGTGTGGCTCCTGGGCC GATCCCGGCTTCTTTTGATGAGGAGGAGGAGGTGAAGCAGTTTGGAAGTGAAGTTCCCATGAAAAGGGCTGGCCAGCCTTCTGAAATCGCTACTGCTTATGTTTTCCTGGCTTCCAATGATTCCACCTACTACTCTGGCCAAGTTCTTCATCCAAATGGTACCCCCATTTATcacactttgatatttaacccacATCAAAATATATTGTTCTCTTTGAAATTGCAGGTGGTGCAATCGTAA